The Pyxidicoccus sp. MSG2 DNA segment AGCGATGCGGTATGGACCGGAGCACAAGCAGGCCACGCGCGAGCGAATCCTGACCGCGGCGGAGAACCTCTTCCGCAAGCAGGGCTTCGAGGGCGCGAGCGTGGAGCGTGTCATGCGCGCGGCGGGGCTGACGGTGGGCGGCTTCTATGCCCACTTCACGTCGAAGGACTCCCTGCTCGCGGAGTCCGTCCGCGCGTTCTTCCAGCGCAACGGCGAGCGGTGGCTGGGCGGGCTGGAAGAACTGCGGGGCGCGGAGTGGCTGAGCCACTTCGTGCGCCGGTACCTCAACCGGCACATCCGCGACAACATGGAGACGGGCTGTGTGATGCCGTCCATCTTGTCGGACCTGGCGCGGGGCACGCCCGAGGCGCGCGAGGTCTTCGCCGAGGGAATCGACGGGCTGGCGAAGGAGATGGCCGCGCACGTGCCGGGCGAGGACGGCGTCACCGCGCGGAAGCGGGCGCTGGCGACGGTGACGTTCGTCATCGGCGCGATGACGCTGGCCCGGGCGACGAAGGGACTGCCGCTGTCGGATGAAATCCTGGAAGCGGCGCGGGAGTTCCTGCTCGCGGGCGGGAAGGGGACGGAGGCGGCTCCGGCTCCGGCCTCGGGGAAGAAGTCACACTGAGTTTGGGGTGGTGCTCACCACCACCGGAGGCCGCCGCGTGGGCCCCGGCGCATCGTGTTCCGCCACAGCGCGTGCGCGCCCACGGCGAGCAGCAGCCAGAGCAGGCCGAAGCCCGTCAGGCGCATGCCCATGAGCACGGCGGCGAGGACGTACCAGTGGAAGTGCTCCTTCCAGCGCCACCGGGGGCGAGTGCCGGCGACCTCGCTCACCGGCCGCCAGGGCTCCGACTCGGAGAGACGAATCTGGTCCGTGGGATCCACGAGGCCCGTCGTCAGTGCCTGACGGACCTCGTCCAATCCTCGGTAGGACATCTCGCCATCAGGCGTCCGGATGGTGACGGGCATGGCGCGCGACTCTAGGGCAGCGCCGCTCGCGTGAGCCATCCGCGCCCGGTGAAGAATGGCCGGGGAGTGGCGGGAGCCATCCATGCCCGGTGAGCGCTGTTCGTGGCGTGGCGGCACGGACGGCCTCGCGCATTGGCGTATTCTCGCGACCGCTGGCGCAGCGCTTCGAGGTGACGCGTGGGACGCAGACTGGATGAAAGCACTGCTTCGGCGCGCGCCTGGATGGGGCGCTCACGGTCGGCCGCACTGCTCCTGCTCGCGCTCGCGGCGCTGTCCTGCCAGACACCCGCACGCACGCGTCCGGAGGGAGACCCGGCGGCGCTCCGCTACAACATCACCTACGTGCGCGAGCCGGAGCACTCGCTCGACGTGGAGGTGGTGCTCGTGCGTGGCTCGCCCCGCGAGTTCCTCTTCAGCGAGCCCGGCGGCGTGGACTCCGTGCAGGTCTGGAGCGACGACGGCGAGGTGCGCTCGCTACCTGTCCGCAGCGGCGCGGTGAGCCTGCCCTCCGGTACGCGCTTCCTGCGCTACCGCTACGCGCTGGACGCGCGCATCCGCACAGAGGGGCCGGGCTTCTTCTCCGGCATCGGTGACGGTGACGCGCGCCACGTGGCCGGGCGCGAGTACCTCATCCGCCCGCGTGTGGTGCCCCCGGAGCTGCGCGTGGAGTTGTACGTGGAGGGCGCGGACGCGCTGCTTCCGTGGACGCCGGGGGAGGGTGGCCTCTACCGGCTGCGCGGCGAGGACCTGGTGGACTCGGGCTTCCATGGCTTCGGCGGGCGCAGGTGTCAGGTCCAGCTTCCCGACGCGGTGCTGGACGTCGGCATCCTCGGGCACTTCACGCACCTGACCGACGCGGAAATCTGCGAGTGGCTGCGCCAGGCCGCGGAGGAGGTGCGCACCGTGCGCCGCGCCTTTCCGTACCCGCGCATCTCCGTGCGTGTCATCCCCGTGGCCGCGCGCCGCGGCTCCAGTCTCTTCGGCATGGTGCAGTGGAGCTCGCCGCCCAGCATCTCCATCCTCGTCGGCCGCGACACCGAGGCCGCCGCCTTCCAGCGCGACTGGGTCGCCGTGCACGAGATGCTTCACCTCGCCCACCCCGTCATCCTCCCGCGCGTGCCCTGGCTCTCGGAGGGACTGGCCACCTACTTCACCGAATTGGCGCGCGCGCGCTCCGGGCGGCAGAGCGCGGAGCGCGCGTGGGAGGAGCTCGCGGACGGCTTCTCTCGCGCGCGCGCACGGTCCGGTGACAGGACGATGGAGGAGGTCATCGCAGGCAGCCCGTTCTCCCTCGGCGTCTACTGGACGGGCGCCCTGTTCGCCCTGCGCCTCGATGTGGAATTGCGCCGTATCACTGGAAACAAGCGCCGGCTGGAGGACGTGCTGGAGCTGCTGGCGGAGCGCGGGCCTACGTCCACCTTCGGCGCATTTGGCTCGGCGGTGGATGCTGTCGCGGGACAGCCCCTCTTCAATGCGCTGCTGTCGCGGCACCTCCAGCGACCTTCTTTTGCGGAGGTGGAAGGTCTGCTAGAAACCCTGGGGGTCAGGGCTGACACGGGCGGAAGAGTCAAGCTGGTGCCGGCCCCGGACAGCCTGTTGCGTGAGGCGATGGACGGTCGGCGCACCCGCGGCGCTGGCTTCTGAACGAAGGTGGCGGGACGGACGGTGTAACCGGCGGACGGAAGCTGCGTACCGGATGCATCCGCGAACTTCCGACACCCGTAAATGAGGTCCAACATGTCACCCCGTTTCCTCGCGCTCGTCGCCCTCCTGTCCCTGCCCGCGCTCGCCGCGGAGCCCGCCGCCACGACGCAGGCCTTCGTCTTCAATGACCCGAACAGCCGCGACACCGTGGCCTTCATGCTGGACGCGCCGCTGGAGGTCATCAACGGCCTGTCCAACCAGGTGAAGGGCCGCGTCGAGGTGAAGGGCAACAAGGCGAGCGGGAAGTTCCAGGTGCCCGTGAAGTCCATCAAGACGGGCAACGAGACGCGCGATGGGCACCTCCAGAATGACCGCTGGCTGGACGCCGCGAAGTCCCCGGACATCACCTTCGAGTTCGCCGACCTGGCGCTCCCCGCCGCGCTGGAGCCGGGCAAGCCGCTGAAGGTGCAGGGCAAGGGCCGCTTCACCGTGCACGGAGTCACGCGCGAGGAGCCGGTGGAAGTCACGGCCACGTACTTCAAGGAGTCCGCCGAGACGAAGAATCGCGCCGCCGGTGACCTGCTGCGCGTGCGCGCGAAGTTCCAGATTCCGCTCGAGGCCTACGGCATCAAGCGGACGGAAGCGTTGGTGCTCAAGGTGGGCGAGACCGCCGAGGTCTCTGTCGACGCCTGGGGTTCCACGCAGTTCAAGCTGTAGCAACTCGAGCCGTACCTCACCCCCCAAAGCAGTCTCGAAAGGAAGCAACACCATGAACGTCAAGACCCTCGCGGCGATCGTCGGCACCCTCTCCCTGTCCGCGCTGGCCACCGGCTGTGCGTCCACCAAGTCCGCGGAGGCCCAGCCGGCCACCGCCGAGAAGGGCGCCGAGGGCAGCTGCGGCGCGAAGGCCACCGAGGCGAAGGGCGCCGAGGGCGGCTGCAGCGGCCAGAAGCAGGAGGGCGCTGCTCCCGCCGCGACCCCGGAGAAGGGCGCCGAGGGCAGCTGCGGCTCCGGTTCCTGTGGCGGCGCGAAGAAGTAATCGCGCTTCATGCCGGGGGCCGGTGAATGCCGGCCTCTGATCGCGGGCGGTGGGAGGAATGCTCCCGCCGCCCGTGTCGTTCGTACCCCCTGAGGAGGAGTCCCCGGTGGTTGCAACCTACGCGAGCCGACACGGGCTGAAGCCGCTGGGCGCGGGCATCGGGTTGAGGCGGAGCTTCTACGAGGAGCTGCCCCGCACCGAGCGCTCGCTCGACTGGGTGGAAATCATCCCGGAGAACTTCCTCACGCTGGGAGGAAGGCCGCAGCGCACCCTGGACGCCTGCGCGGAGCGGTGGCCGGTGCTGCCGCATGGCGTGGGGCTCGACATCGGCGGGCCGGATGCGCTGGACGGGGACTACGTCACCCGGCTGGCGGCGCTGGTGGCGCGCGTGGATGCGCCGTTCTTCTCGGACCACCTCTGCTACTCACGGCTGGACGGCGTGTACCTGCACGACCTGTTGCCGCTGCCCTTCACCGAGGCCGCCGTGGAGCACGTGGTGCCGCGCGTGCGTGAAGTCATGGCGCGCGTGGGCCGGCCCTTCCTGCTGGAGAACCCGAGCTACTACGCGAACATGCCGGGCGGCACGCTGCCCGAGGCGGACTTCCTGCGGCACGTGGTGGAAGAGGCGGACTGCGGCCTGCTGCTGGACGTGAACAACGTCTACGTCAACGCGCTCAACCACGGGTACGACGCGCGCGCCTTCGTGGACGCGCTGCCGCTGGAGCGGGTGGTGCAGGTCCACCTGGCCGGCCACACGCGCTACCCGGACGTCATCATCGACACGCACGGCGACCGCGTCTGCGGCGACGTGTGGTCGCTTTATGAGTACGTGCTGCGACGCACCGGTCCGGTGGCGACGCTCATCGAGTGGGACCAGGACATCCCCTCGCTGGACGCGGTGCTGGACGAGGCGGACGTGGCGCGCGCCGCGCTGCGGAAGGTGGCGGAGCGATGAAGCCGGGGCTGAAGCACTTCTTCGACAGCATGGGCGCGTACTTCGCCCGCCCCGGCGCGCAGTCGCTGGACGCGCTGTACGCGGAGCACCCCGGCTGGGACGCGCCGCGCGGCCGTGTCTCCGTCTATGGCGACTTCGTGCGCGGGCACGTGCGCGGCGTGCTGGACAAGGTCTTCCCGCTGGTGCGCAAGGCGGTGGAGGCCGAGCCCTGGGACGCCCTGGTGGAGGCCTACACGCTGACGCGGCCGGCGCGGCACCACGAATTGAACCACCTGGCCGAGGGCTTCCCGGCCTTCGTCGCGGACGCGGCGGCGCCGCGGGGGCTCGCGGCCTTCGTGCCGGCGCTGGCCCGCTTCGAGTGGACGGACTTCGCGGTGTTCGCCTCCGAGGCCCCGCCGGAGCGGGTGGAGCGACTGACGGCCAACCCCACGCTCGCGGTGCTGGAGCACCCCTACCGGCTCTGCGCGTACGTGCGCGCGCAGGGGACGCTGCCGGAGCCGGAGGCGGGGGAGGAACTGGCCCTGCTGTGGCGTCACCCGGAGCACCTGGTGACGTACTACGTGGAGGCCACGCCGCCCGCGCTGCTGGTGCTGAAGATGGCGGTGGAGGGACTGGCCGTCGCCGACGTGGCCGCGGCCACCGGCATGCCCGAGGCGGAGCTGCGGGGCGCGGTGGAGCGCTTCTCCCGCGACGGCCTGGTGCTGGCTCCGGCTCCGGGTGGCTCCAGGGACTGAAGTCCCCGCCTACTGTGCCGAGTACCGCGCCACACCCTTCGGGGTGGCGATGTAGCGGACACCCTCCGGCGTCGCGAGCAGTGCGCGCACGTCCGAGTCGGGCAGCCCCTCGTTGGTGCCGAACGGGGTGACGATGTCGGCGGCCACGTCGTAGCGCACCAGCCCGTCCCTCGTGCCGGCCCACAGCACGTCGCGCGTGCCGGCCTCCGTGGTCCGCCGCTCGAAGTGGAGCGCCGTCACCCGCTCGTCCGACAACTCCCACGGCGCGGCGCGCAGCGCGGGGCCAGGGCTGCCCAGCGCGCTGAAGCCCCTGCGCGTCCCCACGAAGACCTGCCCCTCCGGGCCCACCGCCACGGACAGCACGTCCAGGTCAGGCACCTCGGGCGGCACGTGGAACGCCACCGAGACGTCGGCGAGCGCCGGCTCGAAGTCGTTCCCCGCGGTCAGGGTCAGCTCGGCCAGGCCGGCGGATGTCGCGGCCCAGGCCTTCACTCGCGTGGATGTGGACCGGGGTGAGAAGACCACCTGCCGCACCACGCGCCCCTCCAGCAGTCGCTGGCCGACGATGGTGCCGGCGCGCCCACCCGCGGAGGGGTTGCTCGCGCGGGTGAGGATGAGCCCCCGGCCCGTGCCCAGCAGCAGCAGGTCCGGAGCCTCCCTCACGGCCATCGCCGTCACGCGGTCTTCCGTGGCGCCCAGCGGCCCGCCCGTGAAGCGCGTGCACGTATTCTCCACGCACCGGTGCACGCCGCCACCGTCCGTGCCCACGAAGAGCACCTCGCCGGTGGAGGTGCGCAGGGTGGACAGCGCCAGGGCCGGCGCGCTCACGGCCAGCGTCCCCACGGAAGGCTCCGTGCTGAACACCGAGGCCGCGGCGCCGTCCACGAAGCGCAGCCCGCCGCCGAAATACGCCAGCGCCATGGCGGACTCATTCGCGCCCGTCACGACGTCCATCAACCGAGGCCGCCCGGTGGGAAGCACCGTGAAGGAGGCCGCGGCCCGGCCCACCGCGCCGTCGCGGACCTCGGCGAGCAGCATCACCGTGTGCCGGCCCACGCCGGGCGCGGTGAGGGTGACGACGGGGCTGTTGCCCGCGCCCACCTCCACCTGGCCGCCCAGGCTGTCCAGCCACGCCAGCCTCGAGAGGGCAGTCGGAACTTTCAGGTCGTTCACGGAGCCGGTGGCGATGATGGGCTGCCCCTCGCGGCACGGCTCCTCGAGGCAGTCGGTGTCGCCCTGGCGCAGGGCCTCCACGCGGACCTCGGGCGCCCCGTTCACCGTCACGGAGACGGTGGCGGCGCAGGCCAGGCCCCAGGGGTCCGTCACGGTGAGCGTCAGCACGTGCGTGCCCGGGGTGGTCAGCCGGTTGGTGGTGGTGCCCGCACCTCTCGCCAGCGCCCCGTCACGCGAGGACGTCCAGACGAAGCGCAAATCTCCCTGCGGGTCCTCCGCGTCCGTGGCCGAGCCCGCCAGCGTCAGCGTCCGCCCGGCATTCCCCACCGCGCCTGGACGGGGCGCCTGGATGGCGCAGCCCGAAGGGGCCGAGTTGACGATGACGCGCACCTGTTGCCGCGCGCAGCCGCGCAGCGTCGCGTCCTCCGGGTCCACCGCGCAGGCGGTGAGCGTCTGCGCGCCGGCCACGGTGAAGACGGTGTCCAGGACCTCGCCCGTGCCCAGCGGCGTGGAGGACACGCTGGTGGCCCAGGTGGGTGCCACCGTCGCGCCCGTCTCCGGGTCCACGCACCGGCCGCGCAGCGTACTGGACGCGCCCCGAAGCAGCCGCGCACTGGCGAGCGGCGCGTCGATTTCGCACCACGGGGGCAGGTTGGTGACGAGCCGGATGCGGACGCTGTCGGTGGCCGCGTTGCCCTGGCCGTCCACCGCGCGCGCCGTCACCGTGTACTCACCGGGCTCGGTGAAGGTGTGCTCCAGGGAGGGCCCTTCGCCGAGCTCGATGCTCCCCGGCTCCAGCACCCACCGGATGACGCCGTCCAGGTTGCCCGCGCCGCTGTCGGCGTTGAAGTCCTGCGCCGTGGCGCGGAAGAGGAGGGTGGACGCGAAGGGCACCGGCTCGCCCGTCTTCACGTACACCTCCGCCTGCTCGGGGCGGGTGATGAGCACCGACGGCGCCCGGGTGGCGCGCACGGTGACGCGCACGGTGGCGGTGGTGCTGACGCCCGTGTCCGGGTCCGT contains these protein-coding regions:
- a CDS encoding TetR/AcrR family transcriptional regulator — encoded protein: MRYGPEHKQATRERILTAAENLFRKQGFEGASVERVMRAAGLTVGGFYAHFTSKDSLLAESVRAFFQRNGERWLGGLEELRGAEWLSHFVRRYLNRHIRDNMETGCVMPSILSDLARGTPEAREVFAEGIDGLAKEMAAHVPGEDGVTARKRALATVTFVIGAMTLARATKGLPLSDEILEAAREFLLAGGKGTEAAPAPASGKKSH
- a CDS encoding YceI family protein, giving the protein MSPRFLALVALLSLPALAAEPAATTQAFVFNDPNSRDTVAFMLDAPLEVINGLSNQVKGRVEVKGNKASGKFQVPVKSIKTGNETRDGHLQNDRWLDAAKSPDITFEFADLALPAALEPGKPLKVQGKGRFTVHGVTREEPVEVTATYFKESAETKNRAAGDLLRVRAKFQIPLEAYGIKRTEALVLKVGETAEVSVDAWGSTQFKL
- a CDS encoding DUF692 domain-containing protein, with product MLPPPVSFVPPEEESPVVATYASRHGLKPLGAGIGLRRSFYEELPRTERSLDWVEIIPENFLTLGGRPQRTLDACAERWPVLPHGVGLDIGGPDALDGDYVTRLAALVARVDAPFFSDHLCYSRLDGVYLHDLLPLPFTEAAVEHVVPRVREVMARVGRPFLLENPSYYANMPGGTLPEADFLRHVVEEADCGLLLDVNNVYVNALNHGYDARAFVDALPLERVVQVHLAGHTRYPDVIIDTHGDRVCGDVWSLYEYVLRRTGPVATLIEWDQDIPSLDAVLDEADVARAALRKVAER
- a CDS encoding DNA-binding domain-containing protein translates to MKPGLKHFFDSMGAYFARPGAQSLDALYAEHPGWDAPRGRVSVYGDFVRGHVRGVLDKVFPLVRKAVEAEPWDALVEAYTLTRPARHHELNHLAEGFPAFVADAAAPRGLAAFVPALARFEWTDFAVFASEAPPERVERLTANPTLAVLEHPYRLCAYVRAQGTLPEPEAGEELALLWRHPEHLVTYYVEATPPALLVLKMAVEGLAVADVAAATGMPEAELRGAVERFSRDGLVLAPAPGGSRD
- a CDS encoding PKD domain-containing protein codes for the protein MNPRPHLRARLALVALVSASLWACDTPPGPSQPAPNAAPVLRILRPEAATGLRVGQPVEFEAHVEDAEDGDALGDSVLWVSSREGQLTRGVRATATFREEGDVTLTATVVDSGGQVSSASLRLNVLGTGAPAASVLRPAAGSAFNLGEPLDLECEARTVGGLRLTGGAVHWTSALTGPLPPGETARTTLRVAGEDTLTCTATDPDTGVSTTATVRVTVRATRAPSVLITRPEQAEVYVKTGEPVPFASTLLFRATAQDFNADSGAGNLDGVIRWVLEPGSIELGEGPSLEHTFTEPGEYTVTARAVDGQGNAATDSVRIRLVTNLPPWCEIDAPLASARLLRGASSTLRGRCVDPETGATVAPTWATSVSSTPLGTGEVLDTVFTVAGAQTLTACAVDPEDATLRGCARQQVRVIVNSAPSGCAIQAPRPGAVGNAGRTLTLAGSATDAEDPQGDLRFVWTSSRDGALARGAGTTTNRLTTPGTHVLTLTVTDPWGLACAATVSVTVNGAPEVRVEALRQGDTDCLEEPCREGQPIIATGSVNDLKVPTALSRLAWLDSLGGQVEVGAGNSPVVTLTAPGVGRHTVMLLAEVRDGAVGRAAASFTVLPTGRPRLMDVVTGANESAMALAYFGGGLRFVDGAAASVFSTEPSVGTLAVSAPALALSTLRTSTGEVLFVGTDGGGVHRCVENTCTRFTGGPLGATEDRVTAMAVREAPDLLLLGTGRGLILTRASNPSAGGRAGTIVGQRLLEGRVVRQVVFSPRSTSTRVKAWAATSAGLAELTLTAGNDFEPALADVSVAFHVPPEVPDLDVLSVAVGPEGQVFVGTRRGFSALGSPGPALRAAPWELSDERVTALHFERRTTEAGTRDVLWAGTRDGLVRYDVAADIVTPFGTNEGLPDSDVRALLATPEGVRYIATPKGVARYSAQ